In Thermodesulfobacteriota bacterium, one DNA window encodes the following:
- the pabB gene encoding aminodeoxychorismate synthase component I: MNFLNGVKIGRPVVRELNIFLPPESVFDRIHSMPFSFFLDSGMDRYKLGRYSFMGYAPFLILKSKGNRIEIAIGGDKYTITGNPFHIIDSIIRRYKIKSDLANPPFIGGGVGYFSYDLCHFIERLPKTVVDDLSLPDCYFCFYDRILAYDHQENRWYICLTRFDGTQDFMTKKTTEDRIRKFEEEILVVLKNTGVNPSNPMNATRPKVALESNFTRENYLKAIEKAKEYIFAGDIYQVNLSQRFHAKLPMGHYQLYKKLRSVNPAPFACYLNLSDVTIVSSSPERFLKVEGDRVQTRPIKGTRPRGKDHGEDERLKEELIKSEKDRAELNMIVDLERNDLGRVCDYGSVRVTEHAIAETYATVFHLVSTVEGTLLPRYNYIDLLKACFPGGSITGAPKIRAMEIIDELEPTARSVYTGSIGYLGFNNHIDLNIAIRTFLIKGDDVYFQVGGGIVADSTLEGEFDETLDKAKALIEALTS, encoded by the coding sequence GTGAATTTTTTAAATGGGGTAAAAATTGGGAGACCTGTAGTAAGAGAGCTTAACATCTTTTTACCACCTGAATCTGTTTTCGACAGGATTCACTCAATGCCTTTCAGTTTCTTTCTGGACAGCGGCATGGACAGGTACAAACTTGGAAGATATTCCTTCATGGGGTATGCCCCTTTTTTAATATTGAAGAGCAAAGGTAACAGGATAGAAATTGCCATTGGGGGCGATAAGTATACCATAACGGGTAACCCATTCCATATCATTGATAGCATCATCAGGCGCTATAAGATTAAATCTGACCTTGCCAATCCTCCCTTTATCGGTGGAGGGGTTGGCTATTTTTCGTATGACCTCTGCCATTTTATTGAAAGGTTACCAAAAACTGTGGTTGATGACCTGAGCCTCCCAGATTGTTATTTCTGCTTCTATGATAGGATATTAGCCTATGACCATCAGGAGAACAGATGGTATATCTGCTTGACTCGTTTTGATGGGACCCAGGATTTTATGACAAAAAAGACGACTGAAGACAGGATAAGAAAGTTTGAAGAGGAGATATTGGTTGTGCTAAAAAATACTGGGGTAAACCCATCAAATCCCATGAATGCAACAAGACCCAAAGTGGCCCTTGAATCAAACTTCACGAGAGAAAACTATTTAAAGGCTATAGAAAAGGCCAAAGAGTATATCTTTGCCGGGGATATATACCAGGTGAACCTGTCTCAGAGGTTTCATGCAAAGCTTCCCATGGGGCATTATCAATTGTATAAGAAACTCCGCAGTGTCAATCCAGCCCCTTTTGCCTGCTACCTGAACTTAAGTGATGTGACAATAGTCAGCTCTTCTCCGGAGAGGTTCCTGAAAGTAGAAGGTGATAGGGTCCAGACAAGACCGATAAAAGGTACCCGGCCAAGGGGAAAAGACCATGGTGAAGACGAGAGGTTGAAAGAAGAACTTATAAAAAGCGAAAAAGACAGGGCAGAGCTAAATATGATTGTGGATTTGGAACGAAATGACCTGGGACGGGTATGTGACTATGGCTCAGTCAGAGTAACGGAGCATGCTATTGCTGAGACCTATGCTACGGTTTTTCACCTGGTTTCAACAGTAGAAGGAACGTTGCTCCCCAGGTATAATTACATAGATTTGTTAAAGGCATGTTTCCCCGGAGGTTCTATAACAGGTGCTCCGAAGATTAGGGCAATGGAGATAATAGATGAGCTGGAACCTACTGCCAGAAGCGTATATACAGGGTCTATCGGATATCTGGGCTTTAATAATCATATAGACCTGAATATCGCTATTCGTACCTTCCTTATAAAGGGGGATGATGTCTATTTCCAGGTAGGCGGGGGGATAGTTGCTGATTCTACCCTGGAAGGGGAATTTGATGAAACCCTGGATAAGGCAAAGGCATTGATTGAAGCCCTGACCAGTTGA
- a CDS encoding aminodeoxychorismate/anthranilate synthase component II, with translation MLILMIDNYDSFTYNLVQHFGELGVTLKVIRNDKITLEGIEDINPDKIVISPGPCTPDDAGISKDVIRYFGEKKCILGVCLGHQCIGEVFGGKVKRADVVMHGKTSMIYHDGKGVYRGVENPFEATRYHSLIVSNDEFPPCLEITARTEDSIIMGTRHRDYTIEGVQFHPESFLTGEGKKIVRNFIDL, from the coding sequence ATGCTTATACTGATGATAGACAATTACGATTCCTTTACCTATAACCTTGTCCAGCACTTCGGTGAGCTTGGAGTGACACTCAAGGTGATAAGGAACGATAAGATAACCCTGGAAGGTATAGAAGATATAAACCCGGACAAGATAGTCATCTCCCCTGGTCCATGTACACCGGACGATGCTGGCATATCGAAAGACGTCATCAGGTATTTTGGAGAAAAGAAATGTATACTTGGTGTCTGTCTGGGCCATCAATGCATAGGAGAAGTTTTTGGAGGTAAGGTTAAAAGGGCAGATGTAGTTATGCACGGCAAAACCTCCATGATCTATCATGATGGAAAGGGTGTCTATAGGGGAGTTGAAAATCCTTTTGAGGCCACCAGGTATCATTCTCTTATTGTGTCAAACGATGAATTCCCTCCCTGTCTTGAGATTACAGCAAGGACAGAGGATAGCATTATAATGGGCACAAGGCACAGGGATTATACAATAGAAGGGGTGCAGTTTCATCCGGAATCGTTTCTTACCGGTGAGGGGAAGAAGATTGTCAGGAACTTTATAGACCTTTAG
- a CDS encoding diguanylate cyclase: MMPVKPTYEELEQRIKELETEAIKHKNIDRAFRESEERFRTLSEATFEGIAIHEGGVLLTANEQYFRMFGYDPQELIGQQVIPLTVAPLSREFIEKQIKSGVTGSHEIMGLKKDGTEFPIETNVKSMEYQGRLVRVVAIRNISERNRTDKELIEGEERYRTILDSNPDPAVIYDMDGKVVYLNPAFTSVFGWTQEERLGKKMDNFIPEEEWPILQKLFEEGNTNACFLDVESRRYTKEGKILDVSISGAFFKDSKGMPAGSYVTLRNITENKKMEKALRESEEKFRRLSYMDDLTGVANRRYFEEIFNVEWGRGARDRSPMSLIMCDIDFFKAYNDRLGHQSGDDALKQVADLLRSTLRRPGDMAARYGGEEFVVVLPDTDKKGAALVAELLRANVEVSGIAHPDSPICKSVTISIGVATTIPGGRHKPASLISKADHAMYQAKKEGRNRVKISD, translated from the coding sequence ATGATGCCCGTCAAACCAACCTATGAAGAGTTGGAGCAAAGAATAAAAGAATTAGAAACAGAAGCTATTAAACATAAGAATATAGACAGGGCATTTAGGGAGAGTGAAGAACGGTTCCGAACCCTGTCGGAGGCTACTTTTGAAGGAATAGCAATCCATGAAGGGGGTGTACTTCTTACAGCAAATGAACAATACTTTCGGATGTTTGGGTATGATCCGCAAGAACTGATCGGGCAGCAGGTAATACCATTGACAGTGGCTCCTTTGTCCAGAGAATTTATTGAAAAACAGATTAAATCTGGAGTCACAGGATCTCATGAGATTATGGGGCTTAAGAAAGACGGGACAGAGTTTCCGATAGAGACTAATGTGAAGTCTATGGAATATCAGGGACGTTTGGTCAGGGTAGTAGCAATCAGAAATATTTCTGAACGTAATCGAACCGATAAAGAACTGATAGAGGGCGAAGAGAGATATCGTACAATTTTAGATTCTAATCCTGATCCAGCGGTTATTTATGACATGGATGGCAAAGTAGTCTATCTTAATCCTGCATTTACAAGCGTGTTCGGGTGGACACAGGAGGAACGTCTGGGGAAAAAAATGGACAACTTTATCCCGGAGGAAGAATGGCCCATACTCCAAAAATTATTCGAAGAAGGCAATACCAATGCATGTTTCCTGGATGTCGAGAGTAGAAGATATACCAAGGAAGGTAAAATTCTTGATGTCAGTATAAGCGGAGCATTTTTTAAGGATTCTAAAGGAATGCCGGCAGGAAGCTATGTTACTTTACGAAACATAACTGAAAATAAGAAGATGGAGAAGGCTTTGCGGGAAAGCGAGGAGAAATTTAGACGTCTTTCCTACATGGATGATTTGACAGGTGTGGCAAATCGGCGTTATTTTGAAGAGATCTTTAATGTAGAGTGGGGACGTGGAGCACGTGACAGGTCTCCAATGTCACTGATCATGTGCGACATCGATTTTTTCAAGGCTTATAATGACAGACTGGGGCATCAAAGTGGTGATGATGCTCTGAAACAGGTAGCAGACTTATTGAGAAGTACGCTCCGCCGCCCCGGAGACATGGCGGCACGTTATGGCGGTGAGGAATTTGTGGTTGTGCTGCCGGATACGGATAAAAAGGGAGCTGCTCTTGTGGCAGAGCTATTGCGGGCTAATGTGGAGGTTTCAGGAATTGCACACCCTGACTCACCAATCTGTAAATCAGTAACCATCAGTATAGGGGTTGCCACTACAATCCCAGGTGGTAGGCATAAACCTGCTTCACTGATTTCAAAAGCAGACCATGCTATGTATCAGGCAAAAAAAGAAGGGCGTAACAGGGTTAAAATATCTGATTAA
- a CDS encoding HNH endonuclease, whose protein sequence is MKFPKQGKVVLKGIDYVRFKRWIHERDRWTCKNPFCRSRKNLTLAHYVPRSKLRLDTQENCYTLCVECHELEERGDLIVEKVGRNMYRFCYRNRNK, encoded by the coding sequence ATGAAGTTCCCGAAACAGGGGAAAGTGGTATTAAAAGGTATAGACTACGTGAGGTTCAAAAGATGGATTCACGAGCGTGATAGATGGACGTGTAAAAACCCATTCTGTAGATCGAGAAAGAATCTGACCCTAGCTCATTATGTGCCCAGGTCGAAATTAAGGCTTGATACACAGGAAAACTGTTACACGCTCTGCGTTGAGTGCCATGAACTCGAGGAGAGAGGAGATCTCATTGTTGAAAAGGTTGGACGTAACATGTACCGATTTTGCTATAGAAACAGGAATAAATGA